The DNA region CCACTCTCGCTACCTCGGCCAGAAGGGCCCGACCGCCTCGCGCTCGTACCTGAACTTTCACTGGACCGACGTCACCGTCACCGACGCGGGGGCTGACGGGAACTGACGGGCCGCCGCACCTTAGAAAGCGACCGCGCGCACCGGTGCCCCGTCGACGGCACCGAGGCGCAGTGGAAAGATGCCGAGGCGCTCTCGGTCGCCAAGAGCATCGAGCCCGCGCGCGTTCTCGACGATGAGGCCGTCTTGCCCAAGCACGACCGCGTGCACCGGGAAGTCAGCCGACGGGGTCTGATCGGGGCTCAGCGTGTCAACGACGAGCACGCGCATGCCGAGCTGCCAGAGCTTCTCGGCCGCCGCTTTGTCGATGAAGGGGTGCTCGAGGTACGCGGGCGTGCCGAAGTGTCGGTGCCAGCCCGTCGCGATCGCGACGATGCGCGGAACCTCGGTGAGGGCATCGAGCCCCAGCTCGCCCGCGGTCAGCGCGCGGCCGGCGGCGGCAACCCCCTCGGCATGAATGATGAGCGCCTCGCCGACGAGCTCGTCAAGCGAGACCTCGGCGAGGGTGCGCCCTCCCTGTACCGTGTGCGAGGGGGCATCGAGGTGGGTTCCGCTGTGGCTGCCGAGGTGCAGCTCGCTCACGGCCACCCCGTCACGCTCGAGCGTGAGGGCGTCGGCAATCGCCACCTCGGGGTCACCCGGATACACGGGCATCGCGGTACGCAGTTCGTGGCTGAGGTCGATCATGTACTGATCCTTTCATTACATGCTGTGTGGGAGGGCGGGCCGGGGCGAGCGCGGGCCGGCTCCCGCGAGACTCGCTCGGTGGCGTGCGTTCTGGGCCGATCCGCCCTCGAGCGCATCGTTTTGGGCTAATCCACTCTCGAGCGCATCGTTTTTGCCGCTACTTGACGAAAAGCAGGGTATTTTCGAAGAAACACCCTGCTTTTCGTCAAGTGGACGCGAATTCTGCAAACACAGGAGGGCAGAAGCGCGGCAGCCCCGAAACGCGGCAGCCCCGAAGCCCCAACCCACCGCAGCGGATCAGTCCCGGCCACCGGCCCGGAGGCAAGCAGCGCCGGGACAACGGGCCGCCGGAGCAGCGGGCCGCCGGGGCAGCCCGACCCGCCCCGCCCCTACTCGTCGGCGAGCGTCGGAATGCTCACGGTCTCGCCGAGGTGCCCCTTATCGGTACCCGCAAACCGCGCCCTCGTCGAGAGGCTCAGCACGAAGTAGAGCAGGAACGAGACGACGAACGCGGGAATGGTCGCGCCGATGGGGCTTGGCCAGACGTAGGTGAGTAGGTATGACGCGCCGGCTCCGATGATCCACACGCCGACCGCGACCCAGTTGACGCCGCGGGTGTACCAGTAGCGGCCGCCCGAGTCGCGCAGGATGTCGTGCATGTACGAGCGGCGCTTGATGAGGTAGTAGTCGACGATCATGATGGCGAAGACGGGCACGAAGAAGGCGCCGATCATCGTCAGGAAGTCGGTGAAGTGGTCGAGCAGGCCGAGCAGGGTTGAGCCCGCGATCGAGGTTCCGCCGAGCACGAGCGCGGTGGGCAAGAACTTCAGGCGCAGCTGCGGGCGGGCGTTGATGACCGAGGTGACCATGCCGTAGACGACCATCGTGTTCGTGGCCATGACCGAGAAGAAGATCACGAGGGCGAGCGGCGCACCGAAGCTGCCCACGATGACGGTCGGATCAAACTCGGCCGCATCCTTGCCCGAGAGAATGACGTAGCTGAAGGCAACGAGGCCGAGCGTCATGGCGCACACCGTTGACAGCGTGTAGCCGATGCCCGAGCCGATCATGCCGGCCTTCGAGTTGCGCGCGAGGCGGTTGAAGTCGGCCGACAGCACCGTCCACGAGATCGCGGTCGAGATGACGATATCGAGCACCGTGATGCCGCTGAGGCCGAGGCTCTCATCGACGGGGATCGCCTGGTATTCACCGAGCGAGAAGGTCGAGAAGGCCGTGTAAAACACGTAGCCCATGATCGCGAGAATGAGCAACGCCATCCACGGCTCAACCTTCGCGATGCCCTCGTGGCCGAAGATCGCGAGGCAGACGACGAGGCTCTGGCAGAGCACCGAGAAGAGAATGGGGTTCGAGAAGCCGGTGAGCTCGGCGACCAAGAAGTTCACCGTGACGCCGGCGAGCATCGCCTGCACCCAGCTCCAGCCCATGAGAATGATGACGTTCGCGGCGACCGGCAGCAGCGATCCGCGAAGGCCAAAGGCACCGCGGGTTGCGGCCATGGTGGGCAGACCGGTGCGGGTGCCGATGTTGCCGATGAGGGTGAGCACGATCATGCCGACGAGCGTGCCCGTGAGAATCATCGAGAAGGCGGTGCCAAACGAGACGCCGGGCACGAAGAGCGTGCCCGTGAGCAACGTGGTCACGACGAGGTTCGCCGCGAGCCAGATCATGCCAATGCGGCCCATCGAGAGCGTTCCGCGTGCGGGTCCGGCGTCGTCGTTATTGGCCTGCAGGTAGGTTTCGAGGCGGCGGTAGATGTTCACGCGCTTGCCTCCCCGGTGTATGCCGAGAGGTGCTCGTGCACGGCGATGAGGCCATCGCCGTCGACACGAAACACGATGGTCTCTTGCTCGGTGTAGCTCTCTTCGGCCCCGTCAACGAAGACGGTCGTATCGACGACGTGCGAGAAAACCGCGCCACCGGGGTATGCCGTGACAAGGGGCTTGCTCGAGGCGCAGCTCACGACGCGCCAGCCACCCTCGATCCAGCTCGCCCACAACGCCTCGTAGTCGGCGCGGGTGTCGAGCCTCGCGGGCTCGGGGTGAAAGATGAATGAGGTCTCGGGGGCAAACGCGGCAAAGTAGCGCTCGGTGTCGGTCGCCTCGAAAGCGGCAACGATATCGGCCGACGCGCGAAGCACCTCGGCCTCGGTCGGGGTGCGGAAGGGCTGGTCTGTCATGGTGTCTCCGTTGACTGTGGAGGGTGGGCGAAACATGGGTGTGGGCGCGCCATGCTGCGGCGCGCCCACGGGAAGGGATGTTAGGCGTCGCGCTCGGCTGCCGTGCGGCGGGCCATCGCGGTGACGAGCTCGTACACGACGTGGCTCGCGGCGACGGCGGTCACCTGAGCGTGGTCGTATGCGGGGGCTACCTCGACGACGTCGGCGCCAACGATGTTGAGGTCGGCGATGCCGCGCAGGGCACGCAGCAGCTCGCGGCTCGTGAGGCCACCGGCCTCTGGTGTTCCCGTTCCGGGAGCGTGCGAGGGGTCGAGCACGTCGATATCGATCGAGATGTAGAGGGGCTTGTCGCCGATGCGGGCGCGCATGCGGTCGATCGCCGCCTGAATGCCGTTTTCTTCGACGTACTCGCTCGTGATGACGCTGAAGCCGAGCATCGTGTCGTCTTCGAGGTCTTTCTTGCTGTAGAGCGGGCCGCGAATGCCGAAGTGCATGCTCGACTCCATGTCGATGAGGCCCTCTTCTGACGCGCGGCGAAACGGGGTGCCGTGCGTCGTGGGAGCCCCAAAGTAGGTATCCCACGTGTCGAGGTGGGCGTCGAAGTGCAGCACGACGACGGGGCCGTGCTGCTTGTGAGCCGAGCGCAGGAGCGGCAGCGCAATCGTATGGTCGCCACCGATCGTGACGATCTTCTCGACGCTCTCGTGCAGCTCATTCGCCGCCTCTTCGATCTGCATGACGGCCTCATCGAGGTTGAAGGGGTTCGCGACGATGTCACCCGCGTCGGCGACCTGCACGAGTTCGAACGGCGACGCGTCCTGAGCCGGGTTATAGGGGCGGATCAGCCGCGAGATCTCACGCACGTGAGCGGGGCCGAAGCGTGCGCCGGGGCGAAAGCTCACACCGGTGTCGAAGGGCACGCCAACGATCGCGATATCGGTCTTCTCAACCTCGTCAATGCGCGGCAGCTTTGCGTACGTTGCGAAGCCTGCGTAGCGCGGGGTCTTGCTCGCGTCGACGGGGCCGACATGCTGTTCTGGAACCACGGTGTCACCTTTCGTGAGAGTTCTCAATACGAAACTTTTGTTACCTAACAGTAAACACCATCGATGCCACGCTCGCAACGTGAGCCCGGAAGGAAGCCCCGTAGAATAAGGGGAGACCCAGGAGGAAGCATGCGATCGATCCACGCCCACGCGAGCGGCACCGAGCTTCGCATCGGCGCAAAATTGCGCTCGGCACGCAATGCCCAGCACATGACGATCGAGCAGCTCGCGACCGCGACCGGGCTCTCGAAGAGCTTCATCAGCCGCGTCGAAAACGACTCAACCTCACCCTCGATCACAACGCTCGTGCAGCTGTGCCAGGTGCTCTCGGTGCCCGTCGGCGAGCTCTTCACCGAGACCAAGACGACGCTCGTGAAGCTCGACACCGCGCCCCTCATTAACCTCGGTGGGCAAAATGTCGTCGAACGCCTCATCTCGGGCCGCGAGGAAAACCGGGCACAGATGATCCGCTCAACCGCCGAGCCCCACGCCCACGGCGGTGAGCGGCTCTACACGATCTCAAGCGAGCTCGAAATGATGCACGTGGTCACGGGCCGGGTCACCGTCACCTTCGCCTCACACGAGGTCGAGATGCAGGCGGGCGACACCCTCTCGTTCAACGGCCGCGAGCCCCACACCTGGCGGGCACACGAAGAGGGTGCAGAGCTCGTCTGGACCCTCATTCCAGCGGCGTGGAGCGGATCAGCCTAGCGGTTGTCGATACCCACCACACGAATCGAAGTTTGTCGTAGGCCCTTGTTATGATCGGCTCAGCTATAGCCCCGACAGAGAGGTCATCGCATGAGCGCCTACCCACACCTCAGTTCGCCGGTTACGATCGGCAATATCACCCTGCCCAACCGTACGGTCATGGGGTCGATGCACCTGGGTCTTGAAGAACACCCGCAGGGGTTCGAGCGCATGGCGGCGTTCTATGCCGAGCGCGTGCGCGGCGGCACTTCGCTCATCGTTACGGGCGGCATCGGGCCCAACGCCGCGGGTGCGCTGACGCAGGGCGGCGCCACCATGACCTCCGAGCAAGACGTCGAGAAGCACCGGCTCGTGACCGACGCGGTGCACGAGGCCGGCGGCCACATCATCATGCAGCTCTTGCATGGCGGCCGCTATTCGACCCACCCCGACCTCGTTGCCCCCTCGGCACTGCAGGCGCCCATCAACCGCTTCTCGCCACGCGCCATGACGGCCGAAGAGATCGAGAGCACCATCGTCGAGTTCGGCGAGGCGGCGAAGCTTGCACTCGAGGCCGGCTACGACGGTGTCGAGGTCATGGGCTCAGAGGGCTACCTCATCAACGAGTTCTGCTCGCCCGCAACCAACCAGCGAGATGACGAGTGGGGCGGCACCTCTGAGAAGCGGCGCGCCTTCGCTCTCGCCGTCACCGAACAGGTGCGCTCGGCCCTCGGCCCAGACGCGCTGCTCTCGTACCGCATCTCGGTTGCCGACCTCGTGCCGCACGGCATGAGCGTTGGCGAGACGCTCGAACTCGCCCAGCAACTCGAGCCGCTCGGCGTCGACATGTTCGTCACCGGCATCGGCTGGCACGAGGCACGCGTTCCAACGATCGCCACGAGCGTTCCGCGCGCAGCCTTCATTGACTTCACCGAGGCGCTGCACTCGGTCGCCACGATTCCCGTCGTCGCGACGAACCGCATCAACACCCCAGAGGTAGCCGAAGAGATTCTCAGCGCCGGCCGCGCCGATCTCGTCGCGCTCGCGAGGCCCCTGCTCGCCGACCCCGAGTTCGCCGGCAAGGCAACCCGCGGCGAGGGCGACCGCATCAACACCTGCATCGCCTGCAACCAGGCCTGCCTCGACCATATTTTTGCCGGCAAGGTCGCCTCGTGCCTCGTGAACCCCCGAGCGGGTCGCGAAACCGAGCTGGTGCTCTTGCCCACCCGAACGAAGCGCAGCGTCGCCGTCGTTGGCGGCGGTGTCGCGGGCATGGCCGCGGCCACCTCGGCCGCATCACGAGGCTTCGCCGTGACGCTCTTCGAGGCACGCGACTCGGTTGGCGGCCAGTTCGACATGGCCATGCGCATTCCCGGCAAAGAAGAATTCACCGAAACCATTCGCTACTTTCTCGGCGAGCTCGACCGCCACGGCGTTACCGTGAAGCTCGGCGCGCAAGCGACCGCGAGCGACCTTGAGGGCTTCGATGAGGTCATCATCGCGACCGGCGTTTCACCGCGCATTCCCGCGCTGCCTGGCGTCGACCTGCCCCACGTGGCCTCGTACGCCCAGGTGCTGCGCGGCGAGCACACAGCCGGCGAACGCGTCGTCATTCTCGGCGCGGGCGGCATCGGCTTCGACACCGCAGAGTTTCTCACCCAGAAGGGGCCCTCGCACGCCCTCAATGCGGCAGCCTTTCGCGAGAGCTGGGGCATCACCGAAGACCCAACCGTTCCAGGCGCGGTCGGCAAGCCGCAGGCCGTCGAGAGCGCCCGCGCCGTGACGATATTGCAGCGCAAAGCGACCAAGGCGGGGGCCGGCCTCGGCCTCACCACGGGCTGGATTCACCGAGCCGAAGTGCAACGCCGCGGCGTGCGCACCATGGTCGGCGTTCAATACGACGAGATCGTCGCCGAGGGCATTCGCGTCACGATCGAGGGCGAGCAGCAGCTCATCGAGGCCGACACCGTCGTGCTGTGCACCGGCCAAGAGTCGGTCATCACCCTCGCCAACGAACTCGACGCGCTCGGCCGCAGCTACCACCTCATCGGCGGCGCAAAGCTCGCCGGCGAGCTCGACGCCAAGCGAGCCATTCGTGAGGGCACCGAGGTCGCTGCCGCGCTGTAAGAACGCGCGCTACGGGCGCGTGATCTTCTCGTCGCGGGCGGCCTGCTTCTGCAGCATCTCGTTGTAGGCGAGGAGCTCGGCCTCGCCCGAGCGGTCGGCGGCGCGGTCCTTGCGCTTCTGTACGCGGTCATCGTCACGCATCCACAGAATTGCGACGGCAACGGCAAGCGCGAGGGTCGGCAACTCACCGATGCCCCAGGCGATCGATCCGCCCTGTGATTGGTCTTCAAGCGGCGGCAGGCCCCACGTTCGACCCATCGCACCGAACCACTCGGGCAGCATCATCGTGTTCATCGACATGATCGTCACGCCGAAGAAGGCGTGCGAGGCCATCGTCGCAAAGAGAATCACGAGCCGAATCGGGTAGCTCGAGCGATACGGCACGGGGTCGATGCCGACCATCGCGAGCGCGAAGAGGTAACCCGAAATCAAGAAGTGAATGATCATCCACTGGTGGCCGAGGTGCTCGCGCATCGCCCAGCCAAGAATCGGCGAGAAGTAGAACACCCAGAGCGAACCGGCAAAGATGACGGCCGCGACAACGGGGTTCGTGATGAACTTCGACCACGGCGTGTGAATGGCCCACATGACCCACTCGCGCGCACCCCACGAGCCGTCGTGGCGCTTCGGAACCGCACGCAGAAGCAGCGTCACGGGGCCAGCGAGCACGAGCAGCAGCGGAATGAGCATCGTGAGCATCATGTGCCCGAGCATGTGCACGCTAAAGAGGTAACGCTCGTAGAGGTTCAGCGCGCCGTTCGTGGTGTAAAAGAGCACCGCGAGGCCGAGCAGCCACGAGATCGTGCGGCCCACGGGCCACTTGTCGCCGCGCTTGCGCAGCACCCACACGCCCGCGAGGTACAGCACCGCACCGAAGACCGGAACCAGGGTCCAGAGCAGGTCAAACTTCCAGCCGGTGATGTACCCCATCGGCGTGAGCTCGGGAGGCAGCGGATCGCCCGTGAGCCACTCGGCAGGCCCAATCGCGCCGCCCGACTCTGAGGCCGCCTCGATGGGAACCGGCGTCTGCGTGCGCCCGAGCGCCGCGGCGAGACCCGACGCGATGCCCATGACGGCGAGCTCAACGACAACGACCTGACCGAAGGCGCGCCTGCCGCGATCGCTCGCGCCAATCTTGGGAATCATGATGAGACGGTGCACCGCGCCGAAAATACCGAGGGCAACGATGGCGCCCGTCTTCAGCATGACCACCATGCCATAGCCGGTGCCAAACAGGTCTTCCATGGTGCCGATGCGCAACATTGCGCTCACGATGCCCGAGAGGGCCACCGCGACAAAGGCGAAGAGGGCGAGGAACGAGTAGCGCTCGGTGATGACCTGAATGCGCTGCCGGTCGACCACCCGCGAGACGACGATGAGGGCGACCAGGCCGCCGATCCACACCGCGGCTCCGAGCATGTGAATGAAGAGTGTGTTGACCGCCTGCGCGTGACCAGCGGCGCCCTGCGCGTGGCCCTGCTGCGCGAGCGGGAAGAGCGTCAGCACCGAGACAACGAAAGCTGCGAGTACCCAGCGGCGGTCTTGAACGGCAAAGCACATCACCGTCGAAATGGCCCCGAGCAGCATCATGAGCACCCAGAGCTTACCGAGGTCAATCTCAGTCGCGAACTGGGCGAGACTTGCACCAAAGCTCTCGTCGAACGAGAAGTCCTGGCCCGTCATGTCGAGGTACATGAACACGAAGGCCGCGGTCGATGCGGCCGTCAGCGTTGCCGCGGCTCCCGCCGCGAGATCGAGCACGGCGCGCAGTTCGGCGCCCTCGCCCTTGAGCGCCCACACGGCGAGCAGCAGCGAGCCAATGAGCACGCCACCCGAGAGGTTCACGAGCATGCGCGCGAGCGGTACCGCGTACCGAACCACGTCGCCCGGATCGAGCATTGGGCGTGGAGCGCCCGCGCCACCCACCTGCATTCCGACGAAGCAGGCGATGACGCTCACGATGATGAGGGTAGCTGGGGCAAATACCCGAAGACTTCTTGGCACCCTTCCAGACTACTGCCAGGCTGCTTGAAACGCTCTGGGGGCGGCACAGCTCAAGAAGCACGAAAGCCCCCAGAACATTCTGAAATGTTCTCCGGCACGTGCGGCTTCGAGGCCGCGGGCGGAGCCCACTTCAGAATATTCCAGGGGCGCTTCGTGAAAGGAAGCGGTGTTACTTGACCGAAGCCTTGAGCTTCGAGCCAACCGATACCTTGACGCGCTTGCCAGCAGGAATCTGGATGCTCTCGCCGGTACGGGGGTTGTGGCCGGTGCGTGCAGCGGTTGCTACAGCCTCGAATGAGAGCCAGCCGGGGATCGAAACCTTGCCGCCATCAGCGACGGTCTCTGAGATAGCAGCGAAGACGCCGTCGAGCACGCTCGAAACGGTAGCCTGGCTCTGGCCGGTCTCGGCAGCAACCTTAGCGACAAGCTCAGTCTTGTTCAGTGACATTTTCTGTCCTTCCAAGGGCCCGACATTTCTGCCTTCTTGGGCCCTAACGTTTCTTCTTGGTTTCCCTCGCACATGACGAGGCTGATCAAGTGATCGCTACGAATCTACACCAGATTTCGCTGAAACATGCCACATTTCGCCAAAAATCTCGGCCTTTCGCAAAAACTGACGCCCTTCTGCGTCACATGCCTTCACACGCGCACCAGATCACCGAGAATCGCCCGAATTTTGGCCCTTTTCAGGCGATCCATGGCTATACTATGCCGCGGATCCCGGTGGTCACGACGCCCGCTCGGGCACCGGTCGCAGCCCGGCAACCGATTGCCGCGGCCCACCCCTCGTGACCCGCAAAGCACAAGAGGCGGAGCCCCGAAGGGATCCGCCTCTTGATTGAAGTCTCAGACTCGCTGTTACCAGCTCGACTTGGTGATGCCGGGAAGCTCACCACGGTGAGCCATCTCACGGAAGCGAACACGGCTGATGCCGTACTTCGTGAGCACGCCACGGGGGCGGCCGTCGATGACGTCACGTGAGCGAACGCGTACGGGTGACGCGTTGCGGGGGAGCTTCTGGAGCCCGCGACGAGCTGCCTCGCGGCTCTCGTCGGTTCCGTTGGGATCGATGAGCGCTTTCTTGAGCTCGATGCGCTTCTCAGCGTAGCGAGCAACAACTTCCTGGCGCTGCTTGTTCTTAGCGATCATGCTTTTCTTCGCCATGGATTAACGCTCCTCTCGGAATTCAACGTGCTTGCGGATGACCGGATCGTACTTCTTGAGCACGAGGCGGTCGGGGTTGTTGCGACGGTTCTTGCGGGTCACGTACGTGAACCCGGTGCCTGCCGTCGAACGCAGCTTGATGATCGGACGTACGTCTTTATCTTTAGCCATTAGAGCTTCACCCCACGCTTCTGCAGATCTGCAACCACAGCCTCGATACCGCGTGCGTCAACAACCTTGATACCCCGAGTCGACAGGGTAAGGGTTACCTTGCGGCCGAGTGAGGGCACGAAGTAAGACTTCTTCTGAATGTTCGGATCGAACCGACGCTTGGTGCGACGGTGCGAGTGCGAAATGCTGTGACCGAAGCCTGGAGTGGCTCCCGTCACCTGGCACACTGCTGCCATAATGATTCTCCTTGAATACCGTGAGACCGTTGCCGGCCTCACCCAAGATCTCTTGTCGGCGTATGAGGCGGTTGCCCCATACACGGCGTGTGCAGGTGGAAGCTACACAGCCAATCAACAAGACTACGGGAAAACACGCCCGGCCACAAGCGAAAACCTTGGCCTCGCGGCTAGCATGGCTGCATGACACACGAGCAGGGAACCCGCGCGCAAGCATCGGGGCTCGCGCTCGTCATTCTCAGCCAGCTCTCGATGCAGTTTGGGGCGGGCATCGCGACCTTCCTCTTTCCGCACGTGGGCGCCACCGGCACCGTCATGCTGCGCCTCTTCATGTCGACCGCCGTGCTGTTCGTGGTGCTGCGGCCCCGACTGCGCGGGCTCAGCCGCAAAGCGTTGCTCGCGGCGGCAGGCCTCGGCGTCGCCCTCGCTTCAATGAACACGCTCATCTACCTCGCCTTCGACCGCATTCCGCTCGGCGCGGCCGTGACCTTCGAGATGCTCGGCCCGCTCATGCTCGCGGTCGTGCTCTCGCGCAAGCTCTCGAGCTGGCTTCTCGCGCTCGTCGCGGGGGTAGGCGTGTGGCTCGTGAGCGGCGCATTCCCCTTTGGCCAGGGTGCAGAGGGGGCTGCGGGCCTCGATCCGCTCGGTGTCGCCCTCGCGTTGCTCGCGGGCGCAAGCTGGGCCGGGTACATCGTCTTCACCCGCGCCACCGTTTCGCTCTTTCGCGGGGCCGAGGGGCTCGCGGTCGCAATGCTCTTTGCCTCGGTGTGCATCGCCCCGTTCATGGTGACGGTCGACGACCTTTCCGCTTTTCTCAACCCAACCGTGCTGCTGCTCGGCCTCGTCGTCGCGCTCCTCTCTTCTGCCCTGCCCTACGGCATCGAACAGCTCGCGATTCGCCGGCTGCCCACCTCGCTCTTCGCGATGCTCATGAGCCTCTCGCCCGTCATGGCGACGCTCGCGGGGTTCGTCTTGCTCGGCCAGTCAATGAGCCTCGTCGAACTCGCCGGTATCACCTGCGTCGTCACCGCAACCGCAGTCGCACTGCGCGGCCAGGCCCGGTGACGCACCGCTTTCGCCGCGACGGGCGATACAGTAGAGCCTATGAGCGCGTTTGAGCTGCGCCACCCGATTCGGTACGTGGCGATTGGCGACAGTTTTACCGAGGGCATGGGCGACGAACGCCCCGACGGCACGCTACGCGGTTGGGCCGACCTCGTGGCCCAGGGGCTCGCCGACGCAACGGGAGAGACCGTGCTCTACGCCAACCTCGCGGTGCGGGGCCGCTTGCTCGACGCCATCATCGACGAACAGCTCGAACCGGCGCTCTCACTCGAGCCGACGCTGCTGAGCCTTAACGGCGGCGGCAACGACATGCTGCGGCCCGGAACGAACCTCGAGTCGATTCTTCAGCGCACGCGCGACGCCATGTCTCGCGTCGCAGCGGCTGGCGTGCAACCGCTGCTCCTCGCGGGACCGAACCCGACCGGCGGTATTCCGAGCGGCGGCACCGTCAAGGCCAAGGGCGACGCGCTCGTGGCCGCGGTCGGCGACATCACGAACGCTCTCGGAATCGCCTACACCGACAACTGGTCAGACCCCGAGCTGCCAGCACATCAGTACTGGTCACACGACCGACTGCACTTAGGCCCCGTGGGCCACACCCGGGTCGCGCACAACGTGCTCGGCACTCTCTCGCTTCCCGTGCCCGCCGATTGGGTCACGGCCGCCGCCGCAACACCAAAGCCGACCCTGCGCCAAAACCTTCGCTACGGTCGCGAACACGTTTTGCCGTGGATCGGCCGCCGGCTCACCGGCCGCTCAAGCGGCGACGGGCGCACGGGAAAGCACCTCGAGTGGATCGAAGTGCCTCCCCGCACCCGCTAGCCTGCGCGTTTAGCGTCGAGCGTGCGTGCCGTGCGGCGCCCGATCCACGAAACCGTGAGGTTAATCGTGAGGTACATGACGACCGCAACAACCCAGAAGGTAAACATGTAGCGGTTACCGAAGAACGTCTCGAGAAGCTTCGACTGTCTTGCCAGCTCATCGTAGGCGACGATGTACCCGAGCGAGGTGTCTTTCAGCAGGACCACGATCTGCGCGATAATAATCGGCAGCATCTGCTTGAAGGCCTGCGGAAACTCAATGAGAAAACGCGTCGCCGTCGGGGTGAGCCCGACCGAGAGGCCTGCCTCGCGCTGCCCCTTGTTGAGCGAGACAATACCGGCACGAAGCGCCTCGCCGATGATCGCTCCGTTATAAATCGCAAGCGCGACAACGACCGCGATGAACGAGGTCGTCGAGGCAACGAGCAGGATGAAGAGCATCATGAGCAGAACGGGCATGCCCCTGAAGAACTCGAGCACGATCGTGACGGGAATTCTGATCCACTTCGTGTCGGCCATGCGGCCAAAGACAAAGAGCACACCAATGATGAGGGCGCCGATCGTCGCGACAGCTGCCGCTCTGAGCGTATTCAGCGCGCCCTGACCGAGCACCTGCCACACGCGACCGTCGGCGAGCACATCCCACCTCGTGGGGTCAAACATGCCGGGGGTCTCAGCACCGTTGGCCGAGATACGCGGCTGATAGAGCTGCCAACCGACCCACGCGAGCAGGCCAACAATGAGCAGCACGCCAACGATCGAAATGAGGCGTGAGCGCTTCAGCGCTTTCGGTCCAGGAGCGTCGTAGAGAACTGTTGCCTGTGTCATCGCAGCACCTGTACCTTCTTTTCAATCGCCCCGGCGATCAGCCCGAGCGGAACGGTGATGAGCAGGTAGAACACGGCGACGCCCGCAAGAATCGCGAGCACCTCGTTGCCGTGACTGTTGGTGAGCTGCCTCGCAACGCCGAAGAGCTCGACCACGAAGAATCCACCGGCAACCGACGTGTTCTTCGTCAATGCGATGAACACGTTAATGAGCGGCGGAACAACCATGCGAAGCGCCTGCGGCAAAATCACGATCGTGAGGGTCTGCCCGAAGCTGAGACCGATCGACCGTGACGCCTCGGCCTGTCCAACGGGAACACCGTTGATACCGCTACGAAGCGCCTCGGCGACGAACGGCGAGGTGTAGATCGCGAGCGCGATCATCGCGAGCACCTCGTACGGCGGCCGGTTCGGGGCGATGAGCGGCAAGACGAACACGAAGAACATGAACATCAGCGTTAGCGGCACATTGCGAACGAGCTCCGTGTAGCCCGCCGCGAATACCCTCAGCGAGGGCACCGGCGAAATGCGCATCGCCGCAACGAGGAGACCGATGACCATGGCACCGGCACCCCCGACGAGCAGCAGTCGCAGGGTCATCAAGAACCCCGCGAGCACCGCGTCGATATTTTCGAAAAGCACACTCACTGTGTTTTTCCTTCCGTGCATCGGGGCGGAGGCCTAAGCCTCCGCCCCGTATGGTGCTGACCGTCTAGT from Leucobacter sp. UCMA 4100 includes:
- a CDS encoding cyclase family protein produces the protein MIDLSHELRTAMPVYPGDPEVAIADALTLERDGVAVSELHLGSHSGTHLDAPSHTVQGGRTLAEVSLDELVGEALIIHAEGVAAAGRALTAGELGLDALTEVPRIVAIATGWHRHFGTPAYLEHPFIDKAAAEKLWQLGMRVLVVDTLSPDQTPSADFPVHAVVLGQDGLIVENARGLDALGDRERLGIFPLRLGAVDGAPVRAVAF
- a CDS encoding purine-cytosine permease family protein: MGRIGMIWLAANLVVTTLLTGTLFVPGVSFGTAFSMILTGTLVGMIVLTLIGNIGTRTGLPTMAATRGAFGLRGSLLPVAANVIILMGWSWVQAMLAGVTVNFLVAELTGFSNPILFSVLCQSLVVCLAIFGHEGIAKVEPWMALLILAIMGYVFYTAFSTFSLGEYQAIPVDESLGLSGITVLDIVISTAISWTVLSADFNRLARNSKAGMIGSGIGYTLSTVCAMTLGLVAFSYVILSGKDAAEFDPTVIVGSFGAPLALVIFFSVMATNTMVVYGMVTSVINARPQLRLKFLPTALVLGGTSIAGSTLLGLLDHFTDFLTMIGAFFVPVFAIMIVDYYLIKRRSYMHDILRDSGGRYWYTRGVNWVAVGVWIIGAGASYLLTYVWPSPIGATIPAFVVSFLLYFVLSLSTRARFAGTDKGHLGETVSIPTLADE
- a CDS encoding YybH family protein → MTDQPFRTPTEAEVLRASADIVAAFEATDTERYFAAFAPETSFIFHPEPARLDTRADYEALWASWIEGGWRVVSCASSKPLVTAYPGGAVFSHVVDTTVFVDGAEESYTEQETIVFRVDGDGLIAVHEHLSAYTGEASA
- the speB gene encoding agmatinase produces the protein MVPEQHVGPVDASKTPRYAGFATYAKLPRIDEVEKTDIAIVGVPFDTGVSFRPGARFGPAHVREISRLIRPYNPAQDASPFELVQVADAGDIVANPFNLDEAVMQIEEAANELHESVEKIVTIGGDHTIALPLLRSAHKQHGPVVVLHFDAHLDTWDTYFGAPTTHGTPFRRASEEGLIDMESSMHFGIRGPLYSKKDLEDDTMLGFSVITSEYVEENGIQAAIDRMRARIGDKPLYISIDIDVLDPSHAPGTGTPEAGGLTSRELLRALRGIADLNIVGADVVEVAPAYDHAQVTAVAASHVVYELVTAMARRTAAERDA
- a CDS encoding helix-turn-helix domain-containing protein, yielding MRSIHAHASGTELRIGAKLRSARNAQHMTIEQLATATGLSKSFISRVENDSTSPSITTLVQLCQVLSVPVGELFTETKTTLVKLDTAPLINLGGQNVVERLISGREENRAQMIRSTAEPHAHGGERLYTISSELEMMHVVTGRVTVTFASHEVEMQAGDTLSFNGREPHTWRAHEEGAELVWTLIPAAWSGSA
- a CDS encoding NADPH-dependent 2,4-dienoyl-CoA reductase — encoded protein: MSAYPHLSSPVTIGNITLPNRTVMGSMHLGLEEHPQGFERMAAFYAERVRGGTSLIVTGGIGPNAAGALTQGGATMTSEQDVEKHRLVTDAVHEAGGHIIMQLLHGGRYSTHPDLVAPSALQAPINRFSPRAMTAEEIESTIVEFGEAAKLALEAGYDGVEVMGSEGYLINEFCSPATNQRDDEWGGTSEKRRAFALAVTEQVRSALGPDALLSYRISVADLVPHGMSVGETLELAQQLEPLGVDMFVTGIGWHEARVPTIATSVPRAAFIDFTEALHSVATIPVVATNRINTPEVAEEILSAGRADLVALARPLLADPEFAGKATRGEGDRINTCIACNQACLDHIFAGKVASCLVNPRAGRETELVLLPTRTKRSVAVVGGGVAGMAAATSAASRGFAVTLFEARDSVGGQFDMAMRIPGKEEFTETIRYFLGELDRHGVTVKLGAQATASDLEGFDEVIIATGVSPRIPALPGVDLPHVASYAQVLRGEHTAGERVVILGAGGIGFDTAEFLTQKGPSHALNAAAFRESWGITEDPTVPGAVGKPQAVESARAVTILQRKATKAGAGLGLTTGWIHRAEVQRRGVRTMVGVQYDEIVAEGIRVTIEGEQQLIEADTVVLCTGQESVITLANELDALGRSYHLIGGAKLAGELDAKRAIREGTEVAAAL